In Sphingomonas panacisoli, one genomic interval encodes:
- a CDS encoding vWA domain-containing protein, translating to MQSKPALLMGLSALLLTSAAPVPLVAQRTVVPPRDDYSPVRCRVGQPEYNYAPMPVVPQPRRGSTKVDKSADSIVVTGSLAKRGERRRAEAIPSYAPPSPPAPPPPVMAAPMSTAANGGYAPPYGSKQNTERYDGKAVASIQSVAAAPVSTFSVDVDTGSYANVRRFLSDGGTPPPDAVRTEEMINYFRYDYPRPSDRTQPFSVTTDVAKTPWNPATRLLRIGLRGYDVSTNDRPRANLVFLVDVSGSMNEADKLPLVKSALTTLANRLRPDDRVSIVVYAGNAGIVLEPTSDKRYVKAALDCLQAGGSTAGGAGIKLAYDTARANFVRGGINRIFLATDGDFNVGISDNKTLEEMVKAQRDDGITLTTLGFGQGNYNEAMMEKIADVGNGNYAYIDSEREAEKVLDDELSATMVTIARDVKVQVEFNPAAVKEYRLIGYENRALAEEDFNNDAVDAGDMGAGHQVTALYEIVPANGAGWLPDRRYPANARPNRPASVGANELAFVKLRYKLPEGGASRLISRPIPASLMVSAAYPSGDMAFVTAVAAFGQKLRGDKYLGSYRYADIQRLAGSPNGYWRQEFVRLTGMAGGRGAAD from the coding sequence ATGCAGTCCAAGCCTGCCTTGCTGATGGGGCTTAGCGCCCTGCTCCTTACGTCCGCCGCGCCGGTGCCGCTCGTCGCACAGCGCACCGTGGTCCCACCGCGCGACGATTATTCGCCGGTGCGCTGCCGCGTCGGCCAGCCCGAATACAATTATGCGCCGATGCCGGTCGTGCCGCAGCCGCGCCGCGGCAGCACCAAGGTCGACAAGAGCGCGGATTCGATCGTCGTCACCGGATCGCTGGCCAAGCGTGGTGAGCGCCGCCGCGCCGAAGCCATACCGTCCTACGCACCGCCTTCGCCGCCCGCGCCCCCGCCACCCGTCATGGCGGCGCCGATGAGCACGGCCGCGAACGGTGGCTACGCCCCGCCTTACGGCAGCAAACAAAACACCGAACGCTATGATGGCAAGGCGGTCGCATCGATCCAGTCGGTCGCCGCCGCGCCGGTCTCCACCTTCTCGGTCGATGTCGATACCGGATCCTACGCGAACGTCCGCCGCTTCCTCAGCGATGGCGGCACGCCGCCACCCGACGCAGTGCGGACCGAGGAGATGATCAACTATTTCCGCTACGATTATCCGCGCCCGTCCGACCGGACGCAGCCGTTCAGCGTGACCACCGATGTCGCCAAGACGCCGTGGAACCCGGCGACGCGGCTGCTCCGCATCGGACTGCGGGGCTATGACGTCTCCACGAACGACCGCCCACGCGCGAACCTGGTGTTCCTGGTCGATGTGTCCGGGTCGATGAACGAAGCCGATAAATTACCGCTGGTGAAATCGGCGCTGACGACGCTCGCCAACCGCCTGCGCCCCGACGATCGCGTATCGATCGTGGTCTATGCCGGTAATGCCGGGATCGTGCTCGAACCGACGAGCGACAAGCGCTACGTCAAGGCGGCGCTCGATTGCCTGCAAGCGGGCGGGTCGACCGCGGGTGGGGCCGGCATCAAGCTGGCCTACGACACCGCGCGGGCCAATTTCGTGCGCGGCGGGATCAACCGCATCTTCCTGGCGACCGACGGTGACTTCAACGTCGGGATCAGCGACAACAAGACGCTGGAAGAAATGGTCAAGGCACAGCGCGACGACGGCATCACGCTGACCACGCTCGGCTTCGGCCAAGGCAATTACAACGAAGCGATGATGGAAAAGATCGCCGATGTCGGGAACGGCAACTACGCCTATATCGACAGCGAGCGCGAGGCCGAAAAGGTGCTCGACGACGAGCTCTCCGCGACGATGGTGACCATCGCCAGGGATGTGAAGGTCCAGGTCGAGTTCAACCCCGCCGCCGTCAAGGAATACCGCTTGATCGGCTATGAGAACCGCGCGCTGGCTGAGGAGGACTTCAACAACGATGCGGTCGATGCCGGCGACATGGGCGCGGGGCATCAGGTGACGGCGCTGTACGAGATCGTCCCAGCGAACGGTGCGGGCTGGCTTCCCGACCGCCGCTATCCGGCCAATGCGCGGCCAAATCGCCCAGCATCGGTCGGCGCGAACGAGCTCGCGTTCGTCAAGCTGCGCTACAAGCTGCCCGAAGGCGGCGCGTCGCGGCTGATCAGCCGGCCGATCCCGGCATCGCTGATGGTCAGCGCGGCGTATCCGTCCGGCGACATGGCGTTCGTCACAGCGGTCGCGGCGTTCGGCCAGAAGCTGCGCGGCGACAAGTATCTGGGCAGCTATCGTTATGCCGACATTCAGCGGCTGGCGGGATCGCCCAACGGCTATTGGCGGCAGGAATTCGTCCGCCTGACCGGCATGGCCGGTGGACGCGGCGCCGCCGACTGA
- a CDS encoding hemolysin family protein — MAPYPWIDVVIILVLVAVNGVFAMSELAIASSRKARLEALARTGSRGARAALTLAADPGKFLSTVQVGITLIAVLSGAYSGEALGGPTADRLEPLGLSHETAQTVGFVLVIGVTTFVSLIVGELVPKQIALRSPEPIAAVMAIPMTWLSKAAAPVVWLLDSTSKAIFWVLGMRRESEDQVTAEELHLIVAEASKSGVIEEHERSIISGVVRLADRPVREVMTPRTEVEWLDIGLDPAGIREKLAASPHTRLPVAEGSVDAVIGVVQARDIVAAAIKGEPLDLKVLMRAAPVVIDQLDAMDALVRLRRAEVPMALIHDEYGHFEGIVTPADLLAAIAGDFASDTDPHEAPDFVHRDDGSYLVAGSASADLLAEKLDLDLPDDRDYATAAGFALAAFRRLPAEGESVTEQGWTFEVVDLDGRRIDKLLVSRERS, encoded by the coding sequence ATGGCACCCTATCCCTGGATCGACGTCGTCATCATCCTCGTGCTCGTCGCGGTGAACGGCGTATTCGCGATGAGCGAACTCGCGATAGCCTCGTCGCGCAAGGCACGGCTGGAGGCGTTGGCGCGGACCGGCAGCAGGGGGGCACGCGCGGCGCTGACACTCGCCGCCGATCCCGGCAAGTTCCTATCGACCGTCCAGGTCGGTATCACGCTGATCGCGGTGCTGTCGGGTGCCTATTCGGGCGAGGCGCTGGGCGGCCCGACCGCCGACCGGCTCGAGCCGCTGGGCCTGAGCCACGAAACCGCGCAGACCGTCGGCTTCGTACTGGTGATCGGCGTCACGACCTTCGTCTCGCTGATCGTCGGCGAGCTGGTACCCAAGCAGATCGCACTGCGCTCGCCCGAACCGATCGCAGCGGTGATGGCGATCCCGATGACCTGGCTGTCGAAGGCGGCGGCGCCCGTCGTGTGGCTGCTCGATTCGACCAGCAAGGCGATCTTCTGGGTGCTGGGCATGCGGCGCGAGAGCGAGGACCAGGTCACTGCCGAGGAACTACATCTGATCGTCGCCGAGGCGTCGAAATCGGGCGTTATCGAGGAGCACGAACGTTCGATCATCTCAGGCGTCGTGCGGCTGGCGGACCGCCCCGTGCGCGAGGTCATGACGCCGCGTACCGAAGTGGAATGGCTCGATATCGGGCTCGATCCCGCGGGCATTCGTGAGAAACTCGCGGCGTCGCCGCACACGCGCCTGCCGGTCGCCGAAGGATCGGTCGATGCGGTGATCGGGGTCGTCCAGGCGCGCGACATCGTCGCGGCGGCGATCAAGGGCGAACCGCTCGACCTCAAGGTGCTGATGCGCGCGGCACCGGTGGTGATCGATCAGCTCGACGCGATGGACGCGCTCGTCCGCCTGCGCCGTGCCGAGGTGCCGATGGCGCTGATCCACGACGAATACGGCCATTTCGAAGGGATCGTGACGCCCGCCGATCTGCTCGCGGCGATTGCGGGTGACTTCGCGTCGGACACCGATCCGCACGAAGCGCCCGATTTCGTCCATCGCGACGATGGCAGCTATCTCGTCGCCGGCTCGGCGTCAGCGGATCTGCTCGCGGAAAAGCTCGATCTCGATCTGCCCGACGACCGCGATTACGCCACAGCCGCGGGGTTCGCGCTCGCCGCGTTCCGGCGCCTGCCGGCGGAAGGCGAGAGCGTCACCGAGCAGGGCTGGACGTTCGAAGTGGTCGATCTCGATGGGCGGCGGATCGACAAGTTGCTGGTCAGCCGCGAGCGGTCCTAA
- a CDS encoding nucleoside deaminase produces the protein MRAALDAAAAAAAEGEVPVGAAVVFGGEIIATAANAPRGLHDPTAHAEMLAIRRAAEAIGDDRLSDCDLWVTLEPCAMCAGAIAHARIARLYYGASDPKGGAVEHGPMLFAQPTVHHRPEVYGGIGESEAAGLLRDFFLSRR, from the coding sequence ATGCGCGCCGCGCTCGATGCGGCCGCCGCTGCCGCTGCCGAGGGGGAGGTCCCCGTCGGCGCGGCGGTGGTGTTCGGCGGGGAGATCATCGCCACCGCGGCCAATGCGCCGCGCGGGCTGCACGATCCGACCGCGCACGCCGAGATGCTGGCGATTCGCCGGGCGGCCGAGGCGATCGGCGACGACCGGCTGAGTGACTGCGATCTCTGGGTAACGCTGGAACCCTGCGCGATGTGCGCCGGCGCGATCGCGCATGCCCGGATCGCGCGGCTCTATTACGGTGCAAGCGATCCGAAGGGCGGCGCGGTCGAACACGGCCCGATGCTGTTCGCGCAGCCCACGGTGCATCACCGCCCCGAAGTCTATGGCGGGATCGGCGAAAGCGAGGCCGCGGGGTTGCTGCGCGACTTCTTCCTCAGCCGCCGCTAG
- the rpmB gene encoding 50S ribosomal protein L28, whose amino-acid sequence MSRICELTGKGRQVGNNVSHANNKTKRTFLPNLQNVTLMSDALGTSVKLRVSTHGLRSVEHNGGLDNWLVKTSDDDLSLRARRLKRDIKKKLSAAAAA is encoded by the coding sequence ATGTCGCGCATTTGCGAGCTGACCGGCAAGGGCCGGCAGGTGGGTAACAACGTTTCCCACGCCAACAACAAGACCAAGCGTACGTTCCTGCCCAACCTGCAGAACGTGACGCTGATGTCGGACGCGCTGGGCACGTCGGTGAAGCTGCGCGTATCGACGCACGGTCTGCGCTCGGTCGAGCACAACGGCGGTCTCGACAATTGGCTGGTGAAGACGAGCGACGACGATCTGTCGCTGCGCGCCCGCCGCTTGAAGCGCGACATCAAGAAGAAGCTGAGCGCCGCCGCAGCGGCATAA
- a CDS encoding esterase-like activity of phytase family protein has protein sequence MRWLRLFLILLIVTQLTASWRDQRPILGRDADIVARPVSLDADDPAKRRVGALTFLGGVSLTSRDDAFGGFSSLSVAGDRFTLLSDYGDIVRFRMDAQFRVGEPAFGDLPAGPGIGWEKRERDSESMTVDPASGQVWVGFERANAIWRYGPGLTLPADQAAPKAMARWERNGGAESLVRLRDGRFLVIAETDRQDRPVRDLLLFPGDPVTQPDSAMLASYRPPDGYDPSDATELPDGRILVLNRRFALPFRWSAVLTVIDVHGIKPGQIFTGREIARFDAPLTVDNYEGLAITREGEATILWMVSDDNQFFLQRTLLMKFRLDL, from the coding sequence ATGCGATGGCTGCGCCTGTTCCTGATACTCCTAATCGTGACGCAGCTGACCGCGAGCTGGCGCGACCAGCGGCCGATCCTGGGCCGGGACGCCGATATCGTCGCCCGCCCGGTCTCGCTCGACGCCGACGATCCGGCCAAGCGCCGCGTCGGTGCGCTGACTTTTTTGGGCGGGGTGAGCCTGACGAGCCGTGACGACGCATTTGGCGGGTTTTCGTCGCTGAGCGTCGCCGGCGACCGCTTCACGTTGCTGAGCGACTATGGCGATATCGTGCGGTTCCGGATGGACGCGCAATTCCGCGTCGGCGAACCCGCGTTCGGCGATCTCCCCGCGGGGCCCGGCATCGGCTGGGAGAAGCGCGAGCGCGACAGCGAATCGATGACGGTCGATCCGGCGAGCGGGCAGGTGTGGGTCGGGTTCGAACGCGCCAACGCGATCTGGCGTTACGGACCGGGGCTGACGCTGCCGGCTGATCAAGCGGCGCCGAAGGCGATGGCGCGTTGGGAGAGGAATGGCGGCGCCGAATCGCTGGTCCGGCTGCGCGACGGCCGCTTTCTAGTAATCGCCGAAACCGACCGGCAGGACCGGCCGGTGCGCGATTTGCTGCTGTTCCCCGGCGATCCGGTGACGCAGCCGGACAGCGCCATGCTCGCGTCGTATCGCCCGCCCGACGGCTACGACCCCAGCGACGCGACCGAATTGCCCGACGGGCGGATCCTGGTGCTCAACCGCCGGTTTGCGCTGCCGTTTCGCTGGAGCGCCGTACTGACGGTCATCGACGTACACGGCATCAAGCCCGGCCAAATCTTCACTGGCCGCGAGATCGCGCGATTCGACGCGCCGCTGACGGTCGATAATTACGAAGGGTTGGCGATCACGCGCGAGGGCGAAGCGACGATCCTGTGGATGGTCAGCGACGACAACCAGTTCTTCCTTCAACGCACGTTGCTGATGAAGTTCAGGCTGGACTTGTAG
- a CDS encoding glycine zipper 2TM domain-containing protein, producing the protein MLKKLSLVGAALVMTATAVIPAAPAMAQSRYDRGYRDNGYDRGGYNNRYYDNGRTYRGYDQNYRNYRTPRECKTDRGTIIGAIAGGLLGNVVAGRGDRLLGTVIGGAGGALAGREVAKSGQPGYCRR; encoded by the coding sequence ATGTTGAAGAAACTGAGCCTCGTCGGCGCCGCGCTCGTGATGACCGCCACCGCGGTTATTCCCGCCGCGCCCGCCATGGCGCAAAGCCGCTACGATCGCGGCTATCGCGACAACGGCTATGACCGCGGCGGTTACAACAACCGCTATTACGACAACGGCCGCACGTATCGCGGCTACGACCAGAACTACCGCAACTATCGCACGCCGCGCGAGTGCAAGACCGACCGCGGCACGATCATCGGCGCGATCGCCGGCGGCCTGCTCGGCAACGTCGTTGCCGGCCGTGGCGACCGGTTGCTTGGCACGGTGATCGGCGGTGCGGGCGGTGCTTTGGCCGGTCGCGAAGTCGCGAAGTCGGGGCAGCCCGGTTACTGCCGCCGCTGA
- a CDS encoding response regulator: MAKIVIVDDDDVVIDLITPVLEQAEHEVIPIRHGDDAVAGILDNKADLVILDQMLPGRSGMHILADSATMPRSPTCRS; the protein is encoded by the coding sequence GTGGCCAAGATCGTGATCGTCGACGACGACGATGTGGTGATCGACCTGATTACTCCGGTGCTCGAACAGGCCGAGCACGAGGTGATCCCGATCCGCCACGGCGACGATGCCGTTGCGGGAATTTTGGACAACAAGGCCGATCTGGTCATCCTGGACCAGATGCTGCCCGGGCGATCGGGCATGCATATCCTGGCGGACTCCGCGACCATGCCGAGATCGCCAACCTGCCGATCATGA
- the phbB gene encoding acetoacetyl-CoA reductase, producing the protein MARVAIVTGGTRGIGEAISLALKDMGMTVVANYAGNDERAKAFTDRTGIKTVKFDVGNYDDAQAGVQKVADEVGAVDVLVNNAGITRDGTLLKMDKAAWNEVIDTNLGGCFTMAKAVFPGMKERGWGRIVNIGSINGQAGQYGQVNYAAAKSGIHGFTKALAQEGARFGITVNAIAPGYIDTDMVAAVPADVLAKIVAKIPVGRLGQASEIARAVGFLVAEDAGFVTGSTLSINGGQHMY; encoded by the coding sequence ATGGCACGCGTTGCGATCGTGACCGGCGGCACCCGCGGCATCGGCGAGGCGATCAGCCTCGCGCTCAAGGATATGGGGATGACCGTCGTCGCCAATTATGCCGGCAATGACGAGCGTGCCAAGGCCTTCACCGACCGCACCGGGATCAAGACCGTCAAGTTCGACGTCGGCAATTACGACGACGCGCAGGCGGGTGTGCAGAAGGTCGCGGACGAGGTCGGCGCGGTCGATGTGCTGGTCAACAATGCCGGCATCACGCGCGATGGCACTTTGCTGAAGATGGACAAGGCGGCGTGGAACGAGGTGATCGACACCAATCTCGGCGGCTGCTTCACGATGGCCAAGGCGGTGTTCCCGGGCATGAAGGAGCGCGGCTGGGGTCGGATCGTCAATATCGGGTCGATCAACGGCCAGGCCGGTCAGTACGGCCAGGTAAATTACGCCGCCGCGAAGTCGGGCATCCACGGCTTCACCAAGGCGCTGGCGCAGGAAGGCGCGCGGTTCGGCATTACGGTCAATGCGATCGCACCGGGCTATATCGACACCGACATGGTGGCGGCGGTGCCGGCCGACGTGCTGGCGAAGATCGTCGCCAAAATCCCGGTCGGGCGGCTCGGCCAGGCGAGCGAAATCGCGCGCGCCGTCGGGTTCCTGGTGGCGGAAGATGCCGGCTTCGTGACCGGATCGACACTGAGCATCAACGGCGGGCAACATATGTACTGA
- the hemH gene encoding ferrochelatase: protein MDAETSSAWRCERIVRLPPHHPPIPPRKIGVLLVNLGTPDDASPKAVQRYLAEFLSDKRVVEIPSLLWQPILRGIVLTTRPKKSAHAYRLVWRDDGSPLAAITRAQAAALKHAFGPDVVVDWAMRYGKPAIADRLAAMQSAGCDRILIAPLYPQYCAATTATANDKAFAALAGMRWQPAVRTLPPYHDDPAYIEALASSVRASLAALDFEPQALIASFHGMPQRTLELGDPYHCHCQKTARLLGAALGKDTIVTFQSRFGRAKWLEPATDKTLAALPEQGIKRVAVVAPGFSADCLETLEELDIRGRETFRAAGGTDFAYLPCLNDSADSITMLTTIMSRELAGWTGAQ, encoded by the coding sequence ATGGATGCTGAAACAAGTTCAGCATGGCGGTGTGAGCGTATCGTGAGGTTGCCCCCCCACCACCCCCCAATCCCGCCGCGCAAGATCGGGGTGCTGCTGGTCAATCTCGGTACCCCCGACGATGCCAGCCCCAAAGCGGTGCAGCGCTATCTCGCCGAATTCCTGTCCGACAAGCGCGTGGTTGAGATCCCGTCCTTGCTGTGGCAGCCGATCTTGCGCGGGATCGTGCTCACCACGCGACCGAAGAAGTCGGCGCACGCTTATCGCTTAGTCTGGCGCGACGACGGCTCGCCGCTCGCCGCGATCACGCGCGCGCAGGCGGCGGCGTTGAAGCATGCGTTCGGACCGGACGTCGTCGTGGATTGGGCGATGCGCTACGGCAAGCCGGCGATCGCGGACCGGCTCGCGGCGATGCAGTCGGCGGGATGCGACCGCATCCTGATCGCGCCGCTCTACCCGCAATATTGCGCCGCGACGACCGCGACCGCCAACGACAAGGCGTTCGCCGCGCTGGCCGGGATGCGCTGGCAACCGGCGGTGCGGACCTTGCCGCCCTATCACGACGATCCGGCCTATATCGAGGCGCTGGCGTCGTCGGTACGGGCGTCGCTGGCCGCTTTGGACTTCGAACCGCAAGCGCTGATCGCGAGTTTTCACGGCATGCCGCAACGCACGCTTGAGCTCGGCGATCCATATCATTGCCATTGCCAGAAGACCGCGCGCCTCCTCGGCGCGGCGCTCGGAAAAGACACGATCGTTACATTTCAATCACGCTTCGGCCGCGCGAAATGGCTCGAGCCGGCCACCGACAAAACGCTCGCCGCGTTGCCGGAGCAAGGGATCAAACGCGTCGCGGTCGTCGCGCCGGGCTTTTCCGCCGATTGCCTGGAGACGCTCGAGGAACTCGACATTCGCGGGCGCGAGACGTTCCGCGCGGCGGGCGGCACCGACTTCGCCTACCTCCCCTGCCTCAACGACAGCGCCGACAGCATCACGATGCTGACGACAATCATGTCGCGGGAACTTGCCGGGTGGACGGGCGCTCAATAG
- a CDS encoding xanthine dehydrogenase family protein molybdopterin-binding subunit — MADAAQPVSKPMLTRRNLLIGGGAGVGLVVAWAVWPRHYAANLTAAKGEHIFNAWLKIGEDGHIAVAVPQAEHGQGVWTTLPQIVADELGADWRTIAVEPAPLNQLYANPMAASELFEGAFDRLPQGLRDGHVTSSALMLTAGSTSIRQFEGDLREAGAAARVLLQMAAAKRWGLDWRSCGTAGGFVVHGKDKLRFGELAAEAAGGSVPDPVPLRGGETGRLTGQSLPRLDSPAKVDGSVNFAGDVRLPGMVFAAVRAAPAPDATLLDCDTKAAEKIRGVVAIVRKERWVAAIASDWWAADRAIAAVRPRFRIPGTPGSTTTIRRALDTALKGPGVRMVSAGDVGAAFKGVSVVTATYRADPALHAPVETRAATAAWTDGSVEVWAPTLAPSLVRAAVAAATGVADGAVVIHPMPIGGGFGINLEHDAAVQAAMLARDLKRPVQVMWSRAEDIQQDRPRAPALARMAGRIDNQGRITGLLTKIAAPATGRELAHRLLADDHTALAALSLASGRDGYAMAGATPFYQIPSYAVDFHEADIDLPTGHWRSGAHSYTCFFTECFIDELAHIAGTEAMSFRIGMLGGDARLARCLTTAAALGGWEGGVTGSGQGLACHSFRGSHIAVFAEAHIDEDQSIGVDRIVAVADCGRTINPDVVKQNIEGGLVFGMAAALGGSTKYKGGWAESLGLGGLDLPRLADVPDITVELIPSEADPGGVSELAVPPVAPAIANALQSATGFRIRSLPLKVGEA, encoded by the coding sequence CTGGCTCAAGATCGGTGAGGACGGGCATATCGCGGTCGCGGTGCCGCAGGCCGAGCATGGGCAGGGCGTGTGGACGACCTTGCCACAGATCGTCGCCGACGAACTGGGCGCGGACTGGCGGACCATCGCGGTCGAGCCGGCACCGCTCAACCAGCTCTACGCCAACCCGATGGCGGCGTCCGAACTGTTCGAAGGCGCGTTCGATCGGTTGCCGCAGGGCCTGCGCGACGGCCATGTCACGTCGAGCGCGCTGATGCTGACCGCGGGATCGACGTCGATCCGCCAGTTCGAAGGCGACCTGCGCGAGGCCGGCGCGGCGGCGCGCGTGTTGCTGCAAATGGCCGCCGCGAAGCGCTGGGGCCTGGACTGGCGATCGTGCGGCACGGCGGGCGGGTTCGTCGTGCACGGCAAGGACAAGCTCCGCTTCGGCGAATTGGCGGCAGAGGCGGCCGGCGGCAGTGTTCCCGATCCGGTACCGCTGCGCGGCGGCGAGACCGGGCGGCTGACCGGACAGTCGCTGCCCAGGCTCGACAGCCCGGCGAAGGTGGACGGATCGGTGAATTTCGCCGGTGACGTTCGGTTGCCGGGCATGGTGTTCGCGGCGGTCCGCGCGGCGCCTGCGCCCGACGCGACGCTGCTCGATTGCGATACCAAGGCTGCGGAGAAGATCCGTGGTGTCGTGGCGATCGTCAGGAAAGAGCGCTGGGTCGCGGCGATCGCGTCCGATTGGTGGGCGGCGGATCGTGCGATCGCGGCGGTGCGCCCGCGCTTCCGTATCCCCGGCACGCCGGGATCGACCACCACCATCCGCCGCGCGCTCGATACCGCGTTGAAGGGGCCAGGCGTCCGCATGGTGTCGGCGGGGGATGTCGGTGCGGCGTTCAAGGGCGTAAGCGTCGTGACCGCGACGTATCGCGCCGACCCCGCGCTCCACGCGCCGGTCGAAACGCGCGCGGCGACCGCGGCGTGGACCGACGGCAGCGTCGAAGTCTGGGCGCCGACGCTCGCACCCAGTCTGGTCCGCGCGGCGGTGGCGGCAGCGACGGGGGTCGCGGACGGCGCGGTCGTGATCCACCCCATGCCGATCGGCGGCGGGTTCGGGATCAACCTGGAACACGACGCCGCGGTCCAGGCAGCAATGCTCGCCCGCGATCTCAAGCGTCCGGTCCAGGTGATGTGGTCGCGGGCCGAGGACATCCAGCAGGACCGCCCGCGCGCGCCGGCACTCGCACGGATGGCGGGGCGGATCGACAATCAGGGGCGGATCACCGGCCTGCTGACGAAGATCGCCGCACCGGCGACCGGGCGCGAGCTTGCGCATCGTTTGCTCGCCGACGACCACACCGCCTTGGCGGCGCTGTCGCTGGCGAGCGGCCGGGACGGTTATGCGATGGCGGGCGCGACGCCCTTCTATCAAATCCCGTCCTACGCGGTCGATTTCCACGAGGCAGATATCGACTTGCCGACCGGGCATTGGCGGTCGGGCGCCCACAGCTACACCTGCTTCTTCACCGAATGCTTCATCGACGAACTCGCGCATATCGCCGGCACCGAGGCGATGTCGTTCCGCATCGGCATGCTGGGCGGCGATGCACGGCTGGCGCGGTGTCTGACGACCGCCGCGGCGCTGGGCGGCTGGGAAGGCGGCGTGACGGGCAGCGGGCAGGGCCTAGCCTGCCATAGTTTTCGCGGCAGCCATATCGCGGTGTTCGCGGAGGCGCATATCGACGAGGACCAATCGATCGGGGTCGACCGCATCGTCGCGGTGGCCGATTGCGGACGGACGATCAACCCGGACGTCGTCAAACAGAACATCGAAGGCGGACTGGTGTTCGGCATGGCGGCGGCGCTGGGCGGGTCCACCAAGTACAAAGGCGGCTGGGCGGAGAGCCTGGGGCTGGGCGGTCTCGACTTGCCGCGCCTCGCCGACGTTCCGGATATCACCGTCGAGCTGATCCCGAGCGAGGCCGATCCCGGTGGCGTCAGCGAACTCGCCGTCCCGCCGGTCGCCCCGGCCATCGCCAACGCACTGCAATCGGCGACGGGGTTCCGCATCCGCAGCCTGCCGTTAAAGGTGGGGGAAGCGTGA